In Jannaschia sp. W003, the genomic stretch GGGCTCGCCGAGCGCGATGGCCTTTCCGTTGCCGATGAACGGGAAGTGCCCGACCTTGATGTCGTGGCCCGCCTCCTTGGCCTGCGCCTCGGTCAGGCCGACGCTGGCGACCTGCGGGTGGCAGTAGGTGCAGCCGGCGATGCTCTCGGGCCGCACGGGGTGCACGTCGTTCCGGCCGGCGACCAGCTCGGCCACCATGACGCCCTCGTGGGAGGCCTTGTGGGCGAGCCACGGCGCGCCCGCGATGTCGCCGATGGCATAGACGCCCTCGACGCCGGTGCGGCAGTACTCGTCGACCACCACGTGGGAGCGGTCGATCTTCACGCCCGCCTCCTCGAGCCCGAGGCCTTCGACGTTGCCGACGATGCCCACGGCGGAGATCACGGTGTCGAACTCGTGGGTCTCGGCCTTGCCCTTGGACTCGATGGTGGCGACGACCTTGTCCGCGGAGCGGTCCAGCGACTTGACGATGGCCTTCTCGAGGATGGTCATGCCCTGCTTCTGGAACTGCTTCTTGGCGAACTTCGAGATCTCCTCGTCCTCGACGGGAAGGATCCGGTCCATCACCTCGACCACGGTCGTGTCTGCGCCCAGCGTGTTGTAGAAGCTGGCGAACTCGATGCCGATGGCGCCCGAGCCGATCACGAGCAGCTTCTTGGGCATGTGCGGCGGCTGGAGCGCGTGCTTGTAGCTCCAGACCCGCTCGCCGTCGGCTTCCAGACCGGGCAGGTTGCGGGCGCGGGCACCGGTGGCGACCACGATGGCGGGGGCCTCCAGCGTCTCGGTGCCCTTGTCGGTGGTGACTTCGACCTTGCCCTTCCCGACCAGCTTCGCGTCGCCCATGATCGAGGTGACCTTGTTCTTCTTGAACAGGTGCCCGATGCCACCCGAAAGCTGCTTGGCCACGCCACGCGAGCGCTTCACCACCGCATCGAGGTCGTAGTCGATCCCTTCCGCCTTCAGCCCGAACTCCTTGGCCCGGTGCATGAGGTGGAACACCTCGGACGAGCGCAGCATGGCCTTGGTCGGGATGCAGCCCCAGTTGAGGCAGATGCCGCCGAGGTGCTCGCGCTCAATGCAGGCGACCTTCAGGCCCAGTTGCGCGCCCCGGATGGCGGCCACGTAGCCGCCGGGGCCCGCGCCGATCACGATCATGTCGTATGAAGCCACTGCGGCATCCTCCCGAACTCGTTCAACGTCGAACTACCCGCAAAGCGCGTGTCAGGCCAGCGTCCGGGACGGCAAGGCGGCGATGCGCCGCGCGCAAGCGTGGGCTCAGGCGGCCTGGGCCTGCAACTCGCGCAGCACGGCGCCGTAGCCGCCGGCCTCGACCATGGCGCGCTCGGCCTCGGTGCTCTCGCGGCCAAGCGCCTCGTTGCGGTAGGGGAAGCGCCCGTAGCGGCGGATCACCTCGCGGTGGGCGCGGGCGTGGAGCAGCGTCTCGGTGGACTCCATCCGCCCGAGGATCAGCCGCACGGCGCGGTGCTGATCGGGCCCGGTCTCGGAATGCTCAAGGGGCAGGTAGAAGAACTGCCGCCCGGGGTTCGGGATCTCGCGATCCTGTCCCGCGCGGATCGCCTGCTTGGCGACGGCGAGGGCGAGCGGGTCCGAGGCGAAGGCCCGTCCCGAGCCGCGGAACATATTGCGCGGGAACTGGTCGGTAAGGATCAGGAAGCCCAGCGCGCCGCGCGCGGTGGCGGGCCAGTCGTCGAGCGCCCCCGCCATCGCCGCCTCCCACGTGGGCAGGAAGCGCTCGCGGATGCGCGCATCCAGCGCGTCGTCGGCGACGTACCAGTCCTTCGGCTCGCACTCCTCGAGCCAGAAGCGGCAGACGGTCTCGGCGGTCTCGGTCATGCTGTTCTTCCCCCTGCATTCCCAACGCCCCGGGCCGGCCCGACGGTTCCCGTTCAGGCCGCGGATGCCGCCGGCGCCCCCTCGGGCTCGGTCCCGTCCCCGTCGGCCGCCTGCTCCTCCCACTCCTCGGCCATGGCGGTCATGGTCACGGGCGTGGCGGCAGCGGCCGACATCGGCAGAACCGGCGCCAAATCGCCCTCGTAGGCGGGACGCTGGGTCATGCGGTAGGCGGCGTAGGCGGCCAGCGCAGCCATCAGCACGCCGATGAACAGGAAGAAACCGCCGGGGCCGACCAGCCCCATCACCCAGCCCGTGACCAACGGCCCCGAGATCGCGCCGAGGCCGTTGATGAACAGCAGCCGCGCCGAGGCCGAGGCCATGTCCTCGGGCTCCAGGTAGTCGTTGGTGTAGGCCAGAAGCAGCGCGTAGAGGGGGTTGGCCATGCCGCCGATCAGGAAGGCCGCGAGCAGCAGGCCCCCGAAGCCGCCGACGCCGGCGAAGCCCAGGGCGCAGCCCGCGACGCCGATGACGGCCCCGCCGATCACCAGCTTGCGCCGGTCGTAGCGGTCCGAGGCCCAGCCCATCGGGTACTGCAGCAGCATGCCGCCGGTGTAGATGGCCGACACGAAGGCGGCGATCTCGGACGGCGTGAGGCGGGCGATGGCGCCGAACACGCCGGCCATGCCGAACACCGCGGAGAACACCGCGCCGAGCAGGAAGATGCCCACGCAGCCCAAGGGCGAGACGCGGTAGATCTCGCGGAAGCTCATGGGCTTGGTGGTCTCGAAGGGCGGCACCGGGGTGGCGGCCAAGAGGATCGGCGTGAAGGCGAGGCTGACAAGCACCGAGATCAGCACGAACAGCGTGTAGCCCGAGGCGTCGCCGAAGGCGAAGATCGCCTGCGCGATCACGATCCCCACCATCTGAGCGATGATGTAGAGTGACAGGGCCCGGCCCCGCGTCTCGTTGGTGGTCGAGTTGTTCAGCCAGCTCTCGGCGACGATGTAGACGCCGCAGAAGCAGAAGCCGAGGCCGAAGCGAAGCGCCGTCCAGGCCATCGGGTCGCGCAGGAGAGGGAACAGGATCAGCCCCGCCGAAACGAGGCTGCCGAGGGCCGCGAACACGCGCACGTGGCCCACGGTGCGGATCAACTCGGGCACGATGCGGCTGCCGAGCAGGAAGCCCGCGAAGTAGCCGGTCATGACCACCGACATGGACAGCGTCGAGAAGCCCTCCAGCTCGCCGCGCACGCCGAGCAGCGTGCCCTGCATGCCGTTGCCGATCATCATCAGCAGGATCCCGAGCAGCAGGGCCCAGGAGGATCGGACGACAGAGAGCATGGCGGTGCCTCGCGGGGATGACTCGGCCCGCCCCTACGCCTCGCCCCGGCGCGCAGCCATCCCCGAAACGACGCCCCCCCGGACGGCACCGTCGCAAAGGCGCGGTTTCCCGCCTCAGGCCCCCTCGGGGGCACCCCCGCCGGGCAGCAGCAGCGAGGCGTCGCCGTAGGAAAAGAAGCGGTAGCCCTCCCGCACGGCGTGGGCGTAGGCGGCCAGCATCCGCTCGCGCCCCATCATCGCGCTGACCAGCATCAGCAGCGTGGACTGCGGCAGGTGGAAGTTGGTGATCAGTCCGTCGGCCACGCGGAACCGGTATCCGGGGCGGATGAAGATGTCGGTGGTGCCCCGGAACGGCGCGATGGCGCCGTCCGCGGCGGCGCTCTCGACGAGGCGCAGCGCTGTGGTCCCGACGGGGATCACGCGGCCTCCCGCCGCCTTCGTGGCGGCGATGGCCTCGGCGGCCTCGGGGCGCACCTCGCCCCACTCGGCATGCATGCGGTGGGTCTCCACGTCCCCCACCGTGACGGGCAGGAAGGTGCCCGCGCCGACGTGGAGCGTGACCTCGGTGAACTGCACTCCGCGTACGCGCAGCGCCTCCAGCAGCGGCTCGTCGAAGTGGAGCGAGGCGGTGGGCGCGGCCACCGCGCCCGCGTGACGCGCCCAGACCGACTGGTAGTCGTCGCGGTCCGCCGCGTCGGGCGCGCGCTTCGAGGCGATGTAGGGCGGCAGCGGCATGGCGCCGGCGCGCTCGATGGCCCGATCGAGCGCCTCGCCTTCGGCGTCGAAGCGCACCGCGAGGCGCGCGCCGGTCTCCAGCACCTCCGCCTCCAGCCCGTCGAACACGAGCCGGTCGCCCACGCGCATCTTTCGCATGGGCTTGGCCAGCGCCTCCCATGCGCCATTGGGCCGCGCCTCGGTCAGGGTCAGCTCCACCTTCGCCCGCCCCGAGCCGTCGCGGCTCGCGCGCACCCGCTCGCCCGTCAGGCGCGCCGGGATCACCCGCGTGTCGTTCAGCACCAGCCGGTCGCCCGGGCGCAGCCAGTCCACGAGGTCGGTCACCCGGCCGTCCGTCAGCCGGTCCGGCTCCACCACCAGCAGCCGCGCCGCGGAGCGGGGCCGCGCGGGGCGGGTGGCAATCAGCGCGTCGGGCAGCGCGAAGTCGAAGTCGCTCAGTTTCATGGCCCGCCCCTACTGCGAAGGCGGGGCGCGGCGGAAGATGTCGCGGAACCGTCCCGGCGTCAGGATCGACAGCGGGTCGACCGAGACGGACGGGGCGGCGGTCGCCCCCGCGAGGCGGTAGGTGAAGCCGAACAGGCCCTCGCCGCGCCGCGCGAACAGGGCGCCGAACAGGCCGTTCACGAAGTAGATCGGCGAGACCACGCCGCGGATGTCCATGCGCTTCGCGCCCATGTCGAACACCCCGTCGGCGGTGATCGACATGCTCGGCCCCACGGCGGCGGCGCGGCGGACGTCGATCCGCGAGGGGCCGAGCGTGAAGTCCGCCTCCACGGTCTCGAAGGGGAGCCCCTGCCCGCCGAGCTGCTCCACCAGCCCCACCACCGAGAGGGCCTGCAGCAGCGAGGCCACCGCGGGCACGTCGCGCACGCGGATGCCGCCGCCCACGATGCGGCCTCGCAGCACGCCCGCGGTGTCGGACGGCGCCAGCGTCAGGCGCATCGCGCCGCCGCGCGCGTCGCGGAACAGCCCCGCCGCCCGCAGCACCGCGCCCGCGTCGTCGGACCGCACCCGGACCACCGTGCCGCCCGCGTCCGGCTCCAGCGTCCCCGCAACCAGTGGTCCGCCGTTGACACGGCCCGAGAACTCACCGCTTCCGCCCCCCAGCCGCGCGCGCAGGTCGCCCAGCGCGATTCCATCGGTGATCTGGAGGCGGTCCAGCGTCACGGCGACGGGCGCTCCCTCGCCGCTCCCGCCGCCGCCTGCCTCGCCCAGTGCGGCCAGCGCGCCGCGCAGGTCCGCGCTCGCGCCGCTCGCGCGGATCTCGGGCGGCTTGCCCCGCCCGCGCCCCTGGAACGCGACCGCGCCGCGGAACCAGGGCGTGCGGACCCCCTCGAACCGCGCCGCTTCCAGCGCGCCGCCGGGGCGCAGGGTGACCCGCCCCGCGCCGCGCAGGCCCGGCGCTTCCAGCGAGAGGCGCGTGACTTCGGGCACCGACCCCAGGGTCGCCTCGGCCTCCAGCGTGGCGGCGGTGCCCGCCGCCTTGCGCCAGCCGATCGCCGGGATGCGGGCGGCCATGCCGCGCAGGTCGCTGCGCGCGCTCAGGCGGGGCGGCCCGCCGGGCGGCAGAGCGACGTCGAGCGCGACCGCCGTGCGCCCCGACAGCGCCACCGCATCGAGCGCGATCCCCAGCCGCGCCAGCCCCTCGGGCGTGGCCGTGGCCGTGCCCCGCAGCCGTCCGGGCGGCATCCGCGGGGGCGTTCCCGGCCCGGGCGTCGCGCGGGGCGGCGGCAACGGCTGGCGCCACGTGCCCCGGAACGGGACGCCCTCGAAGCGCGCGTCGCCCGCGATCTCCACCGCCTCCCAGCTCGCCCGCAGGTCCAGCGCGTCGGCCTCGATGCGACGGCCAGGGATCAGACGCTCGGACACGACATCCGCCAGGCGCACCTCCGCGTTCCACGCGACGTCGGCGGGGGCATTGCCTGGCCGCAGCGGCAGAGCGATCGCGACGGCGGCCTCGGCCCGGCCCGACACCAGCGCGGGGGTGCGGCCGATCCGCTCCATCAGCCGGAACGGTGGGCGGTCGAGCACGCGCAGCACGTCGCCCACGGCGCCCGACGCGCGCAGCGCGATCTCGGCGCGGATCGGTTTCACGGCGACATCGGGCAGCACCAGCCGCGTGCCCGCCACGTCGAGCACACCGCCCGCCTCGTCGGCCTGCACGGTCCCGCTATCCAGACGCACCGCGAGGCGTCCGTCCTGGAGCTGCAACGCGCCGCGCCCGCCCGTGGCGGGGGGCATGGTACGCATCCAGCGGACGGTAGCATCCTCGAACCCGAAGCTTGCCGCGAGCACGGGCTTCGCGCCCGGCACGGCCCGCAGCGAGGCGCGCACGTAGCGCGCGGTGCCCTCGGCGACGTTCTCCGCGAACCACCGCCGCGCACCCGGTGCCACCGCGGGGGGCCAGAGCGCGCGCAGCGGCTCCACCGCCATGCGCGGGATCGCCGCCTCGCCGCCCACGTGCCAGCCATTCGCTTCCTGCCGCGCCGTGCCGCGCGCGGTGAGCGCGCCCGACGGACCGGACAGGGTCGCCCGGCCCAACTCCACCCGCAGCGGCGCGCGGGTGATCCGCAGCGACAGCGCGCCGTCGTCGAACCGGGCGGCCTGCTTCAGCAGGCCGTCGGGGTCGAGCCGCAACGCCCCGATCCGCGCCTGCGCCGAGACGGGACCGTTGAGACGCTCGGGCAGGATCAGCCGGCCCGACGCGTCGAGCGAAAGGCCCGGCCCCCGGGCGGCGATCTCCGGCAGTTCGACCGCGGTGGCGCCCGGCATCCACCGCATGCGCAGTCGCGTCCGGTCGAGCACGCGGCCCGCGGCGGCGACGTCTCTCGCCTCGGCCCGCGCCGTCACGGGCAGGAGCGTGCCGTCGGGCGCGAGGCGCATCCGCGCGTCGACCCGTACGCGTCCCGCGATGTCCGGAGGCGTGCCCGAGCCGGGTAGCGCCGCCATCAGCGTCGCGAGAGCGGTCTCCTCCAGCGCCAACCGCGCCTGCACGCCGCGGGCGTCGCGTGTGGCATCCAATCGCAAGACGGCGCCGGACGACTCGGCCTCCGCCTCCAGCTGCACGGTGCTGCCGCGCCGGCGGATCGCCGCGTCGAGCGCGACGATCTGCTCCCCCGCGAGGGCCGGAGCGTCGACGAGAAGGCGCGCTCCGTCGAGCCGCACCATCTCGAGCGCCTCCACCAGCGGCGAGGCGAGCGCCGCGTCCAGCGCTGCCAGCGCCTCCGCGCCGTTCGCCGGCAGCCGCCCCCCGCCGCCCCCGAAGGCCAGCGACCACCGCCCGTCCGCGCCGCGCCGGAGCGCCGCCTCGGGCCGCTCGATCACCACCGCGCGGGGCCGCACCCGGCCCCGCAGCAGAGCGCCTCCGTCCAGCGCAACCCGCAGCGCCGGCAGCGCCAGCACCGGCGTGCCCCCGCGCTGCAACACCGCCCCGCGCACCACCAGCCGCAGCGCCGCCGCGTCGCGGTCGAAGGCTAGGGCAACGCCACCCACGCTGACGGAGGCGTCGCCGAGCCCGCGGTTCGCGCGCGCCTCGATCCGCTCCACCGCCCAGCGCGGCAGCGCGGCGGGCGCGTGGGCGAGCCGCACCGCCGTGCCCGCCGCCAGCCCCGCCGCCACGAGCGCGAGCAGAAGCGCGAGGCGCAGCAGATGGAGGGCGGAGCGGCGGACCATGCGCCTTCTTGACGCCCGCCCGCCGGGGTTCCAAGACCGCCACCACCTTTCGGGAGATGCCCATGACCCTCGCACCCGGCCAGCCGGCCCCCGACTTCGAGCTGCCCCGCGACGGCGGCGACACGGTGCGCCTGTCCGCGCTGCGCGGCGCGCCCGTCGTGCTGTTCTTCTACCCCCGCGACGACACGCCCGGCTGCACCCGCGAGGCCACCGCCTTCACGGCGCTCCTGCCGCGCTTCGAGGCCGCGGGCGCCCGCGTGCTCGGCATCTCGCGCGACACCGTGGCGAAGCACGAGCGGTTCCGCGACAAGCACGATCTGGCGGTGCCGCTCTTGTCGGACGAGGACGGCGCGGTCTGCGAGGCCTACGGCGTGTGGCGCGAGAAGACGATGTACGGCCGCACCTCCATGAGGATCGAGCGCACCACGGTGCTGGTCGGCGCGGACGGCACGATCACGGAGATCTGGCGCCGCGTGCGCGTCGACGGCCACGCCGAGGCGGTGCTGGCCGCCGTGGAGGCGTGACCGCCACGCTCGCCGCCATGGCCGAGGCCGTGCTGCGCACCGCCGGCAGCCGCGAGAAGTGCGCCCTCAGCCGCGCCTCCGCCGCCCGGTGGCGCGAGATGCGCGCGAGCGGTGAGGCGGCGGTCGGCACCGCCTCGCCCCCGGACCGGCCCGCCCGTCCCGCCGAGCCGCCGTTGGTCGCGCCCCGCGACGTGCCGCGCCGCCGCCCCGGCACGCCCGAGGGCCGACAGGCGATCCTCCATGCGGTCGCCCACATCGAGCTGAACGCCGTGGACCTTCACTGGGACGTGATCGCCCGCTTCGCCCACGTGCCCCTGCCAGTGGGCTTCTTCGACGACTGGGTGAAGGCGGCCGATGAGGAGTCGAAGCACTTCGGCCTCCTGTGCGACCGGCTCGAGGCCGGCGGCTCGCGCTACGGCGCCCTGCCCGCCCACGCCGGGATGTGGCGCGCCGCCGAGGACACTGCGCACGACCTCATGGCCCGCCTCGCCGTGGTGCCGATGGTGCTGGAGGCGCGCGGCCTCGACGTGACGCCGGGCATGATCGCGCTGTTTCAGCGTGCCGAAGATGCCGAGAGCGTGGCCGCGCTCGAGACGATCTACGCCGAGGAGGTGCATCACGTCGCCTACGGCTCGAAGTGGTTCCACTTCCTGTGCGGGCGCCACGATCTCGACCCGGCGCCCACGTTCCGCGACCTCGTGCGCCGGCACTTCCGCGGCCCCCTGAAGCCGCCGTTCAACGAGGAGAAGCGCGCCGAGGCGGGGCTTCCACCCGATTTCTACTGGCCGCTGGCCGACGAGCCCTGACGGAAACGGGCAGGATCACGCCGATTTCGGGGCTGCGGACGGGGGGGGCCGGTTGTCCCCTTCCCCCCGCCCCCCTATCAAACTCGCTATCGCCTCGGGCCCCGGTGGGACGAAGGGGGCCGGCGATCACGGGGAACCGCAGCACGGCGTGCCGCGAAACGGGGAGACACGCGTGACGCGCTTGTCCGAGAAGATGGCCTTGCGCCTCGATCGCGTGCTGCCCGAGCAGCGCCTTTACCTCAAATCCGACGAAGGCACGCGGTTCTTCCGCCTCCGCGCCGGCACCCAGATCGGCCTCCTGATGGGCGGCGCCCTCCTCGTGGGCTGGTCGGTGATCGTCACCGCGTTCTTCCTCCTCGACAACATCGCCGCCGGGAACTCGCGCGACCAGTCCGAGCGGGCGCAGCTGGCCTACGAGGGCCGGCTCGAGGCCCTGAGCGAGGAGCGCGACGCCCGGGCCGGCGAGGCCGAGCAGGCGCTGGAGCGCTTCTACGTCGCGCTCGAGGAGGTCTCGAAGATGCAGGAGGCGCTGCTGGCCTCCGAGCAGCGCGTGCGCGAGCTGGAGACCGGCGTCGAGGTGATCCAGCGCACCCTGCGCCGCGCCGTGGCCGAGAGGGACACCGCCCGCGAGGAACGCCGCGTTGCGCTGGCCCAACTCGAGAACGCGCCCGCCGCCGCCGCCGCGGCGCAGGCCGCCCGCGCCGACGCCGAGGACACCGCGACCGCCCTCGCCGAGGTGCTCGGGCACACTGCGCTGGAGCGCGACGAGGCGATCGGCGTGGCCCGTTCCGCGGATGCCGAGATCGCCCGCATGGCCGCTGCCGCCGAGCGCGTCGCCGAGCGGAACGACCGCATCTTCGGGCGGCTCGAGGACGCGATGGAGACCTCGCTGAAGCCCCTGCGGCAGGTGTTCGAGCGCTCCGGCGTCTCGCCCGATTCCATGCTGCAGGAGGTCCGCCGCGGCTACTCCGGACAGGGCGGCCCGCTGGAGCCCACGATCTCGACGCGCGGCGACGCGTCGGTGATGGACCGCGACACCTCGCGGGCCAACCGGCTCCTGAACGAGATGGAGGAGATCGACCTCCACCGCATCGTCGCCGAGAGCCTGCCCCTCGACCATCCGGTCCGGGGCGCCCATCGCCGCACCTCGGGCTTCGGTCCGCGCTGGGGGCGGATGCATTCCGGCATGGACTTCGCCGGCGCGCGGGGCACGCCGATCCACTCCACCGCCGACGGCGTCGTGACCTACGCCGGCTGGCAGTCGGGCTACGGCAAGCTGGTCAAGATCCGGCACGCCTTCGGCTTCGAGACGCGCTACGCGCACCTCAATCAGATCCGGGTGACCAAGGGCCAACGGGTCTCGCGCGGCGAACGCATCGGTGATATGGGAACCACCGGTCGGTCGACCGGCGTTCACCTGCACTACGAGGTCCGGCGCAACGGGTCGGCCATCAACCCGGCAACCTTCATCACGGCAGGGCAAGATGTTTTCTAAGAACAAGATGAACCCCCACGGCGAGCCGACCCCGGGCGAAGCGCCGCCGCGGCCCGCCGGCCCCCCTTCCGGCGGCCAGACCCCGCCGTCCCGCCCCGCCGGCATGGACAGCAGCCCGCAGCCGTCCTCGGCGCCCAAGCAGAAGGTGCCCGCCTCGGTCCTGAGCCAGGACCTGATGATCAAGGGCGACATCAAGACGTCGGGCGACATCACCGTCGAGGGCGAGATCGAGGGCAACATCCACGCCCACCTGCTGACCGTCGGCGAGGGCGCCGTGGTGCGCGGCGAGATCGTGGCCGACGACATCGTCGTCAACGGCCGGGTGATCGGGCGCGTGCGCGGCATCAAGGTCCGCCTCACCTCGACCGCGCGCGTCGAGGGCGACATCATCCACAAGACGATCGCCATAGAGTCGGGGGCCCACTTCGAGGGCGCCGTTCAGCGGCAGGAAGACCCGATCGGGACCGGCAAGTCCGCCGCCCCGGCGCCGAAGCCCGCGGGCCAGGCCAAGGCCTGACGGCCGGGGGAAGGCGGCGCATGACCGAGATCGACACCACGTCGCCTCCCCTCGCCTGGAGCGGCGTGCGCCGCCTGCCCGGCCTCGAAGGGCGCATCCACCTGCCGAACCGGGGCGCCGTGCTGCTGTCGACCATCGGCTCGCTCGGCGACCTCTACCCCGTCCTCTCCGTGGCCCGCGCGATCGAGCTGGCCGGACTGGAGCCGCGCCTCGCCCTATCGCCCGACGACTGCGAGATCGCCCGCTCCTGGGGCCTCTTGGCGACCCCCGTCGGCCCCACGCAGGCCGAGCTGTGCGAGCGACTCGGCGTCTCGCGCGACGAGATCGCCGCCTCGATCCTGCGCGATCCCGGCCCGCTGATGCGCGACGTGATGATCCCCATGCTGCCCGCCCTGATCGAGCAGATGGCCCCGCTGATGCCCGGCGTCTCCGTGGCCGCGGGCACGACCTTCGCGCTCGCCGCGCCGCTGGCGGCCGAGCAGGCGGGTGTGCCTTACGTACCCCTGCTGCTGCAGCCGATGATGATGTTCTCGGCCATCGACCCGCCCACGGGGCGCCTGTTCAAGCTCGCGCGGCAGAACCCCGGCACCGCGGGGCAGGTCTGGAACCGCGCGCTCTTGTCCTGCGCCCGCGCCGTCCTGCGCTCGCGCCACGCCTCGGACCTCTCGGACGTGCGCGACCGGCTGGCCCTGCCGCCGCAGCCGGGCACGCCGCTGCTCGATCACGGCGGCGAGGTGCCCATGCGCCTCGCCCTGTGGGACGAGCACTTCGCGCCGATCCCCGACGATGCCCCTGAGGGCCTGCGCGCGGTGGGCTTCCCGCCGCGCCCCGAGGGGATGCTGGACCCCGAGGTGCGCCGCTGGATCGCCGGAGGACCGCCGCCGCTGGTGGTCACGATGGGATCGATCGCCCACGGGCTCGGCGGGCCGAAGTTCTGGCAGCGCGCGGTCGACCTCGGGCGCAGCCTCGGACTAAGGGTCGTGCTGCTACACGGTCAGGCGGAGGTGCCCGAGGGCGACGACGTCCTCGCCCTGCCCTATGCCCCCCATTCCGGCCTGTTCCCGCTAGCCGCCGCGATCGTCCACCACGGCGGCATCGGCACCACCGCCGAGGCGGTCCGCGCGGCGCGCCCGCAACTGGTGCTGCCCGTGGGCGGCGACCAGCCCGACAACGCCGCGCGGCTGGAGCGGATGGACCTCGCCGCGGTGCTGCCGGTACGCCGCTTCGGCGTGCGGCGGGCGCAGCAGATGCTCGGCGACCTGCTGGAGCGGTTCGACTACGCCGCCGCCGCCAAGCTCGGCGAGGCGGTCGCGGACCGCAACGGCGCCGGCGAGGCCGCGCTGCATCTCGCGCGCATCGCCCTCGCCTCGCGCGACCGCCGGATGGGCCGCCCGGCCACCGCCGCCTGAGGCCGCCGCCGCGGGGCGGGGACGCGTGCCGGGTCAGGCGTGCTCCTCGGCCGCGGTCGCAGAGAGCGCCCGGTTGAAGACCCGCAGGGCGTCCACGAACAGCAGCACCCCCACCACCTCGGGTCCGTCGTCGCGCAGGCGCACCACCGGAAGGAAATCCGTGCCACCCCGCTCGAACAGCGGCATGGCCCGCTCCAGCGTGTCGGAGGCGCCGACGAACAGCGCCTCGTGCACCGCCGCG encodes the following:
- the lpdA gene encoding dihydrolipoyl dehydrogenase; translated protein: MIVIGAGPGGYVAAIRGAQLGLKVACIEREHLGGICLNWGCIPTKAMLRSSEVFHLMHRAKEFGLKAEGIDYDLDAVVKRSRGVAKQLSGGIGHLFKKNKVTSIMGDAKLVGKGKVEVTTDKGTETLEAPAIVVATGARARNLPGLEADGERVWSYKHALQPPHMPKKLLVIGSGAIGIEFASFYNTLGADTTVVEVMDRILPVEDEEISKFAKKQFQKQGMTILEKAIVKSLDRSADKVVATIESKGKAETHEFDTVISAVGIVGNVEGLGLEEAGVKIDRSHVVVDEYCRTGVEGVYAIGDIAGAPWLAHKASHEGVMVAELVAGRNDVHPVRPESIAGCTYCHPQVASVGLTEAQAKEAGHDIKVGHFPFIGNGKAIALGEPEGMVKTIFSKETGELLGAHMVGAEVTELIQGYVVGRQLETTEEDLAHTVFPHPTLSEMMHESVLDADGRAIHF
- a CDS encoding DUF924 family protein, which codes for MTETAETVCRFWLEECEPKDWYVADDALDARIRERFLPTWEAAMAGALDDWPATARGALGFLILTDQFPRNMFRGSGRAFASDPLALAVAKQAIRAGQDREIPNPGRQFFYLPLEHSETGPDQHRAVRLILGRMESTETLLHARAHREVIRRYGRFPYRNEALGRESTEAERAMVEAGGYGAVLRELQAQAA
- a CDS encoding MFS transporter, with the protein product MLSVVRSSWALLLGILLMMIGNGMQGTLLGVRGELEGFSTLSMSVVMTGYFAGFLLGSRIVPELIRTVGHVRVFAALGSLVSAGLILFPLLRDPMAWTALRFGLGFCFCGVYIVAESWLNNSTTNETRGRALSLYIIAQMVGIVIAQAIFAFGDASGYTLFVLISVLVSLAFTPILLAATPVPPFETTKPMSFREIYRVSPLGCVGIFLLGAVFSAVFGMAGVFGAIARLTPSEIAAFVSAIYTGGMLLQYPMGWASDRYDRRKLVIGGAVIGVAGCALGFAGVGGFGGLLLAAFLIGGMANPLYALLLAYTNDYLEPEDMASASARLLFINGLGAISGPLVTGWVMGLVGPGGFFLFIGVLMAALAAYAAYRMTQRPAYEGDLAPVLPMSAAAATPVTMTAMAEEWEEQAADGDGTEPEGAPAASAA
- the queA gene encoding tRNA preQ1(34) S-adenosylmethionine ribosyltransferase-isomerase QueA; translated protein: MKLSDFDFALPDALIATRPARPRSAARLLVVEPDRLTDGRVTDLVDWLRPGDRLVLNDTRVIPARLTGERVRASRDGSGRAKVELTLTEARPNGAWEALAKPMRKMRVGDRLVFDGLEAEVLETGARLAVRFDAEGEALDRAIERAGAMPLPPYIASKRAPDAADRDDYQSVWARHAGAVAAPTASLHFDEPLLEALRVRGVQFTEVTLHVGAGTFLPVTVGDVETHRMHAEWGEVRPEAAEAIAATKAAGGRVIPVGTTALRLVESAAADGAIAPFRGTTDIFIRPGYRFRVADGLITNFHLPQSTLLMLVSAMMGRERMLAAYAHAVREGYRFFSYGDASLLLPGGGAPEGA
- a CDS encoding DUF3971 domain-containing protein — translated: MVRRSALHLLRLALLLALVAAGLAAGTAVRLAHAPAALPRWAVERIEARANRGLGDASVSVGGVALAFDRDAAALRLVVRGAVLQRGGTPVLALPALRVALDGGALLRGRVRPRAVVIERPEAALRRGADGRWSLAFGGGGGRLPANGAEALAALDAALASPLVEALEMVRLDGARLLVDAPALAGEQIVALDAAIRRRGSTVQLEAEAESSGAVLRLDATRDARGVQARLALEETALATLMAALPGSGTPPDIAGRVRVDARMRLAPDGTLLPVTARAEARDVAAAGRVLDRTRLRMRWMPGATAVELPEIAARGPGLSLDASGRLILPERLNGPVSAQARIGALRLDPDGLLKQAARFDDGALSLRITRAPLRVELGRATLSGPSGALTARGTARQEANGWHVGGEAAIPRMAVEPLRALWPPAVAPGARRWFAENVAEGTARYVRASLRAVPGAKPVLAASFGFEDATVRWMRTMPPATGGRGALQLQDGRLAVRLDSGTVQADEAGGVLDVAGTRLVLPDVAVKPIRAEIALRASGAVGDVLRVLDRPPFRLMERIGRTPALVSGRAEAAVAIALPLRPGNAPADVAWNAEVRLADVVSERLIPGRRIEADALDLRASWEAVEIAGDARFEGVPFRGTWRQPLPPPRATPGPGTPPRMPPGRLRGTATATPEGLARLGIALDAVALSGRTAVALDVALPPGGPPRLSARSDLRGMAARIPAIGWRKAAGTAATLEAEATLGSVPEVTRLSLEAPGLRGAGRVTLRPGGALEAARFEGVRTPWFRGAVAFQGRGRGKPPEIRASGASADLRGALAALGEAGGGGSGEGAPVAVTLDRLQITDGIALGDLRARLGGGSGEFSGRVNGGPLVAGTLEPDAGGTVVRVRSDDAGAVLRAAGLFRDARGGAMRLTLAPSDTAGVLRGRIVGGGIRVRDVPAVASLLQALSVVGLVEQLGGQGLPFETVEADFTLGPSRIDVRRAAAVGPSMSITADGVFDMGAKRMDIRGVVSPIYFVNGLFGALFARRGEGLFGFTYRLAGATAAPSVSVDPLSILTPGRFRDIFRRAPPSQ
- a CDS encoding peroxiredoxin, whose protein sequence is MPMTLAPGQPAPDFELPRDGGDTVRLSALRGAPVVLFFYPRDDTPGCTREATAFTALLPRFEAAGARVLGISRDTVAKHERFRDKHDLAVPLLSDEDGAVCEAYGVWREKTMYGRTSMRIERTTVLVGADGTITEIWRRVRVDGHAEAVLAAVEA
- a CDS encoding ferritin-like domain-containing protein, coding for MAEAVLRTAGSREKCALSRASAARWREMRASGEAAVGTASPPDRPARPAEPPLVAPRDVPRRRPGTPEGRQAILHAVAHIELNAVDLHWDVIARFAHVPLPVGFFDDWVKAADEESKHFGLLCDRLEAGGSRYGALPAHAGMWRAAEDTAHDLMARLAVVPMVLEARGLDVTPGMIALFQRAEDAESVAALETIYAEEVHHVAYGSKWFHFLCGRHDLDPAPTFRDLVRRHFRGPLKPPFNEEKRAEAGLPPDFYWPLADEP